CCCAGTGGCTACGAGGTGATTGCCCGGACCGACAATGCCCCGGTGGCCGCTGTGCGTGACACAGACGGGCCCTATTACGGCGTGCAGTTTCACCCGGAGGTAGTGCACACGGACTACGGCCGCCAGATTCTGGAGAACTTTGCGCACGAGATTTGCGAGTGCAGTGGGGACTGGACGCCTGCCTCGTTCGTGGAGGAGCAGACCGAAGAGATCCGGGCTCGAGTGGGCGACCGCCACGTCATCTTGGGCCTGTCCGGGGGCGTCGACTCGTCCGTCGCCGCAGCCCTTCTGCAGCGGGCCCTGGGCGATCAGCTCCACTGCATCTTCGTCAACAACGGCCTCCTGCGGAAGGGGGAGTGGGACCAGGTTCAAGATACGTTCCGGGGCCACTTCGAGATGGACCTGCGCACCACCGACGCTACGGACCGCTTTCTGGATCGGCTCGACGGGGTAACGGACCCGGAGGAGAAGCGGACCATCGTCGGCAATACGTTCATCGAGGTCTTCGAGGAGCAGACCGAGGCCATTGCTGCTGACCTGGGACACCGACCCACCTACCTCGCCCAGGGCACGCTCTACCCCGATCTGATTGAGAGCGTCTCATTCAAGGGGCCCTCCGTCACCATCAAGACCCACCACAACGTCGGTGGGCTGCCCGACGAGCTCGACTTCGATCTCATCGAACCCTTCCGGGAGCTGTTCAAAGACGAGGTGCGCGAGATCGGGCGTCTGCTGGACGTGCCGGACCCCATTGTGGGGCGCCATCCCTTCCCCGGGCCCGGCCTCGCCATCCGCATTCTCGGACAGATCACGCGGGAGCGGCTGGCCCTGCTGCGAGAGGCCGACGCCATTTTCATTGAGGAGCTGCGCGCCAACGACCTCTACGATGAGGTGTGGCAGGCATTCGCGGTCCTTCTTCCGGTGCAGGCGGTGGGCGTGATGGGGGACGAGCGCACCTACGAAAACGTGTGCGCCCTGCGCGCCGTGACCAGCGTGGACGGCATGACAGCCGACTGGGCGCATCTCCCCCACGACTTTCTCGGGCACGTCTCGAACCGCATCGTCAACGAAGTGCCCGGCATCAACCGGATTGTCTACGACGTGAGCTCCAAGCCGCCGGCAACCATCGAGTGGGAATAATAATGCTGCGAGGGAATGCTGCGTTGGGATGGGGAAGAGACAAGTTTCTTGGCGTCAATTCTTCAACATCGTCTCCCGTCTCCATGGTGACTCACCGCTTCAGGCCGGCCTGTGTGCTTGGGCTCCTTCTGCTTCTGAGTGTCGGGGCGTCGGCGACGCCGGGCCATGCTCAGGAGGCGGTGGCCGTTCCCGAAGTTGAGAATGCGGAGCTGCTGTTTGAGGAAGGAGTTGCGGCATTTGAGCGGGGCGAGTACAAGACGGCGCACGAGCGCTTTCGGTTGGTGAGCGAGTACGAGCTCAACCGAAAAACGACGGCCGCTCTGCTCATGGACGGCAAGGCCCTCGTTCAACTGCGCCGCTACCGGGACGCCATCGACCGGCTTGAGGCTCTTCTCAACCAATATCCGGAGACGACGTACCGGGACGAGGCAGAGCGGCTCCTTGAGCGGGCCCGGAGCCGGCTCCGAGAAGAGACGCAGGCCCCGGATACGCTCCGCGTCGGCGTGACGCTTCCGATGGGGGCCGCGGAGGTGTCCCTGTCCCAGGCCCTGTTCAACGGTGTTCGGCTGGCGGTCGACGAGCACAATGGCTTACGACGGCGGTTCATCCGTCCGCCCGGTCTGCGGACGGAGGCCGACACCTTTGAGGTCTACGACACGGCCCGCCGTGCGGGAGACAGCCTCGCGGCCGCGGACGGAGAAACCACCGTGGCTGCGCCGGCCGACACCGTTCGCGTCGACTCGCTGCGGGTCGTCGCGGAGCAGGTCGAGCGCCCGGACTGGGTCGCGAAGATGCACTTCCGTCGGACAGGCCCCCGGCCCAAGGCTGCACGGGCGGCGGTCGACTCACTCGTGCGCCTCGACGATGTGGACGTGATTCTTGGGCCCATCCGGAGCCGCGTGGCGCGGCCGGCGGGCGAGCGGGCCGAGGCTGCCCGCGTGCCTCTGGTGGCCCCGATGGCTACCGATGAGAGTGTGTCTGAAGGGAAGAACTACGTCTTCCAGGCCAATCCCACGATCCCGGACCGTGGGCGGGTCATGGCGCGGACCGCAAAAAATGGGCTCCTCATTGACCGCGTCGGGGTCATCTACGAGGAGGGCAATGGCCTGAGCGCGCGCATGGCCGAGGGCTTTCGGGCGGAGGCCCGCCGGCAGGACCTGACGGTGCCCCTGAGCATTCCGCTGCAGGGGGCACGGGACTGGTCGCAGCTGCCGACCCTCCTCGAAGACTCGACCCTCATCGAGACCGACTCCCTTCGCGCCCGGCGAGATTCGGCCGCCACCGATTCGCTGCTGGCCGAGACGGAGGCGCTTTATCTCCCCGTGTCGGGCCGTGGCACTGCGGGCAAGATTCAGGGGGCCCTCACGGGCCTTCGGCAAATTCTCCCCGGGAAGCGGGTGCTCGGCAACGCCGAGTGGCACGACCTTCCCTTCAAGGAGTCGGCCAGCACGGCCACCGCC
This window of the Salinibacter grassmerensis genome carries:
- the guaA gene encoding glutamine-hydrolyzing GMP synthase — protein: MHDRIVVLDFGSQYTQLIARRVRETGVYSEIRPCTVGADEIDALNPNGVILSGGPCSVYDEEGPTLDPALLNLERPDGTPVPLLGICYGLQAMAHQFGGEVARADRREFGRAQLQVPPDGQEKSLLFEGVPSGSTVWMSHSDHLTDLPSGYEVIARTDNAPVAAVRDTDGPYYGVQFHPEVVHTDYGRQILENFAHEICECSGDWTPASFVEEQTEEIRARVGDRHVILGLSGGVDSSVAAALLQRALGDQLHCIFVNNGLLRKGEWDQVQDTFRGHFEMDLRTTDATDRFLDRLDGVTDPEEKRTIVGNTFIEVFEEQTEAIAADLGHRPTYLAQGTLYPDLIESVSFKGPSVTIKTHHNVGGLPDELDFDLIEPFRELFKDEVREIGRLLDVPDPIVGRHPFPGPGLAIRILGQITRERLALLREADAIFIEELRANDLYDEVWQAFAVLLPVQAVGVMGDERTYENVCALRAVTSVDGMTADWAHLPHDFLGHVSNRIVNEVPGINRIVYDVSSKPPATIEWE
- a CDS encoding ABC transporter substrate-binding protein, with translation MVTHRFRPACVLGLLLLLSVGASATPGHAQEAVAVPEVENAELLFEEGVAAFERGEYKTAHERFRLVSEYELNRKTTAALLMDGKALVQLRRYRDAIDRLEALLNQYPETTYRDEAERLLERARSRLREETQAPDTLRVGVTLPMGAAEVSLSQALFNGVRLAVDEHNGLRRRFIRPPGLRTEADTFEVYDTARRAGDSLAAADGETTVAAPADTVRVDSLRVVAEQVERPDWVAKMHFRRTGPRPKAARAAVDSLVRLDDVDVILGPIRSRVARPAGERAEAARVPLVAPMATDESVSEGKNYVFQANPTIPDRGRVMARTAKNGLLIDRVGVIYEEGNGLSARMAEGFRAEARRQDLTVPLSIPLQGARDWSQLPTLLEDSTLIETDSLRARRDSAATDSLLAETEALYLPVSGRGTAGKIQGALTGLRQILPGKRVLGNAEWHDLPFKESASTATATYTNGFYVQTDRPAVQRFVRRYRLLTGSPPDELSTNGRRLAYVGYDVARFLLTTLSPSGTGPTPRALRTAPTYEGLGMNIGFQGENGNQALFIHRYRDQRTELLR